The Christiangramia flava JLT2011 genome has a segment encoding these proteins:
- a CDS encoding Hpt domain-containing protein: protein MSSYNLDEVKEMAGGDDDFMVVVVQTFLEEIPPDVAAMNDAIENDNPSLAYQYAHKMKPNLQLFGLNLMEQIKIIEAWSKHGQRKDEVPEASAAITKKVDVAIIALKRDFELE from the coding sequence ATGAGTAGCTATAATCTTGACGAAGTGAAAGAAATGGCAGGCGGCGATGACGATTTCATGGTCGTGGTAGTGCAAACCTTTCTCGAAGAGATTCCGCCGGATGTTGCGGCTATGAATGATGCCATAGAAAATGATAATCCGTCGCTGGCGTACCAGTATGCCCATAAAATGAAGCCCAATCTTCAATTATTTGGCCTGAATCTTATGGAGCAGATCAAGATTATCGAAGCCTGGTCCAAACACGGGCAGCGCAAGGATGAGGTGCCGGAAGCTTCTGCAGCGATCACCAAGAAAGTAGATGTGGCGATCATTGCGCTTAAACGAGATTTTGAGCTGGAATGA
- a CDS encoding fumarylacetoacetate hydrolase family protein, giving the protein MKIICVGRNYTEHIAELANEKPDEPVLFMKPDTSVLLKKQPFFIPDFSTDVHYEVEVLVRINKIGKHIQPKFAHKYYEEIGLGIDFTARDLQQKLKEKGLPWEKAKGFDGAAVIGSKWINKAKLGDVDHLDFRLEKNEEVVQKSNTSHMLWKIDELIAYLSTYFTLKIGDVIFTGTPAGVGPVAAEDQLTGFLQDKKMFSIKIK; this is encoded by the coding sequence ATGAAAATTATTTGTGTAGGCCGAAATTACACCGAGCATATTGCGGAGCTGGCCAATGAAAAGCCGGATGAACCAGTTTTGTTCATGAAGCCCGATACCTCGGTTTTACTGAAAAAACAACCTTTTTTTATCCCAGATTTCTCTACTGATGTGCATTATGAAGTAGAGGTTCTGGTCAGGATCAACAAAATTGGGAAACACATTCAGCCGAAATTCGCCCATAAATATTATGAGGAGATCGGGCTGGGTATTGACTTTACGGCGCGTGATCTTCAGCAAAAACTGAAGGAAAAAGGGCTTCCGTGGGAAAAAGCCAAAGGCTTTGACGGAGCCGCGGTAATTGGTTCCAAGTGGATCAATAAAGCCAAATTAGGTGATGTGGACCATCTGGATTTTAGGCTTGAGAAAAATGAGGAGGTGGTGCAAAAATCAAATACCTCTCATATGTTGTGGAAAATTGACGAATTAATTGCCTATCTTTCCACGTATTTCACCCTGAAAATCGGGGATGTCATTTTCACCGGAACGCCTGCTGGCGTTGGCCCGGTGGCAGCCGAAGATCAGTTAACCGGATTTTTGCAGGACAAGAAAATGTTTTCAATAAAAATAAAATAG
- a CDS encoding carboxypeptidase-like regulatory domain-containing protein gives MRIFILLLLLSVSAVAQTSLIKGRVLSMDTKKPLPYVNMVLTSRSLGASANKDGFYALQVPDSIMNEKIRLTYLGFQSKEVTLNSLAKGLVYLSPKTEELSEVFVGKIQRNTRYTQKPDWSLQTIGIGNLNGGLYPSVLARKIEKPEKFQDICFLEELTIYFYQTSDQKGIAPKFRLHFYKVAKNGQPGDEIPGGKLLTKASGKSRMRLDLLKEKIRIPKEGIFIGLEHLFIKENQFSEVKDYIINDSLVATNYKTTKYAPIYLGSLQPRFYDNAIYYYGPGGWVRIENWDLSAKFFGNKIPSPVFKLKFTD, from the coding sequence TTGAGAATTTTTATCCTGCTTCTTCTGCTCTCAGTTAGTGCGGTTGCGCAAACAAGCCTCATCAAGGGGCGGGTGCTGAGCATGGATACGAAAAAGCCGCTCCCGTATGTGAACATGGTGCTCACTTCCAGATCGCTGGGGGCATCAGCCAATAAAGACGGATTTTACGCGCTCCAGGTGCCAGACAGTATCATGAATGAAAAGATCAGGCTCACTTACCTGGGTTTTCAGTCAAAGGAGGTAACATTGAACTCCTTGGCGAAAGGTCTGGTGTACCTGTCGCCAAAAACGGAAGAATTGAGCGAGGTTTTTGTGGGGAAGATACAACGCAATACACGTTACACCCAGAAACCCGACTGGAGCTTGCAAACGATTGGAATTGGCAATCTGAACGGAGGTTTGTACCCGTCGGTGCTGGCGAGGAAGATCGAAAAACCGGAAAAATTCCAGGACATTTGTTTTCTCGAAGAATTGACCATCTATTTTTATCAAACTTCAGATCAAAAAGGAATTGCTCCCAAATTCAGATTGCATTTTTATAAAGTAGCTAAAAACGGGCAACCCGGTGACGAAATTCCCGGTGGAAAACTGCTTACCAAAGCTTCGGGAAAATCCAGGATGAGACTGGACCTGCTGAAAGAAAAGATCCGTATTCCCAAGGAAGGGATATTTATTGGTCTCGAGCACCTGTTTATCAAGGAAAACCAGTTTTCCGAGGTCAAAGACTATATCATTAATGACAGTCTGGTCGCAACCAACTATAAAACCACCAAATATGCACCCATTTACCTGGGATCGCTGCAGCCAAGATTTTACGACAATGCAATTTATTACTACGGGCCCGGCGGTTGGGTGCGAATAGAGAACTGGGACCTGAGCGCTAAATTCTTCGGAAATAAAATACCTTCCCCTGTGTTTAAACTTAAATTTACCGACTGA
- the rpmB gene encoding 50S ribosomal protein L28 — translation MSRVCELTGKKAMVGNNVSHAMNKTKRKFNANLVKKRFYIPEEDRWVTLKVSTSALKDINKKGISAVIKEARAKGFLKK, via the coding sequence ATGTCAAGAGTTTGTGAACTTACCGGGAAAAAAGCTATGGTTGGGAACAATGTTTCTCACGCGATGAACAAGACGAAGCGTAAATTTAACGCGAATCTTGTAAAGAAGCGTTTTTATATTCCTGAAGAAGACAGATGGGTAACTTTAAAAGTATCTACATCTGCATTAAAAGATATCAACAAGAAAGGAATCTCTGCCGTGATTAAAGAGGCAAGAGCTAAAGGATTTCTTAAGAAATAA
- the rpmG gene encoding 50S ribosomal protein L33: MAKKGNRVQVILECTEHKASGQPGTSRYITTKNKKNTPDRLELKKFNPVLKKMTVHKEIK; the protein is encoded by the coding sequence ATGGCAAAGAAAGGTAACAGAGTTCAGGTAATCCTTGAATGTACAGAACATAAAGCATCTGGGCAGCCAGGTACTTCAAGATACATTACAACAAAGAATAAAAAGAATACACCGGATAGACTGGAGTTGAAGAAATTCAACCCTGTTCTAAAGAAAATGACGGTTCATAAAGAAATTAAATAA
- a CDS encoding competence/damage-inducible protein A: protein MTAEIITIGDEILIGQIIDSNSAYISKELNKIGISVYQITSIQDERQHILTALKEAAERVDVILVTGGLGPTKDDITKKCLLEFFDDQLVRNEQVLRHIENLFEKYIETPISDLNRDQALVPSQATVLHNEYGTAPGMWFEKDRKVFISMPGVPYEMKALMAREIIPRLTETFSRPVILHKTVMTYGLGESAIAEKIEDWENGLPEFIKLAYLPNLGRVRLRLSAKGKDREVLEKAIEQEVQKLHGIIGDIIYGYEEENALEETIGRVLKENRWTLATAESCSGGRLASLFTEHPGASEYFMGSLVCYATRSKVEILGVEQELVDQFSVVSGEVAEAMAQKAREKMHADFAISTTGNAGPSKGDSDADVGTVFIGIATPSGTYSEKFNFGNHREKVVGKTVNKSMELILKAILHEKESQ from the coding sequence ATGACCGCGGAAATCATTACGATTGGGGATGAGATCCTGATCGGGCAGATTATTGACTCCAATTCGGCTTATATTTCGAAGGAGCTGAATAAGATTGGTATTTCGGTTTACCAGATTACCTCCATACAGGACGAGCGCCAGCATATTCTCACCGCTTTAAAAGAAGCTGCGGAAAGAGTTGATGTGATCCTGGTGACCGGTGGACTCGGTCCTACCAAAGACGATATTACCAAAAAATGCCTGCTGGAATTTTTTGATGATCAGCTCGTAAGAAATGAGCAGGTACTTCGGCATATCGAGAATTTGTTCGAAAAATATATTGAAACTCCGATCTCAGACCTTAATCGGGACCAGGCTCTGGTTCCTTCCCAAGCCACTGTGCTTCATAACGAATATGGTACCGCTCCCGGAATGTGGTTTGAAAAGGATCGGAAGGTCTTTATTTCCATGCCCGGGGTGCCATATGAAATGAAAGCGCTGATGGCGCGGGAAATCATCCCGCGGCTTACAGAAACTTTTTCTCGGCCGGTGATTCTTCACAAGACAGTAATGACCTACGGCCTTGGGGAAAGCGCCATTGCCGAGAAGATCGAAGATTGGGAGAATGGCCTGCCGGAATTCATCAAATTAGCTTATTTGCCTAATCTTGGGCGTGTACGGCTTAGATTGAGTGCCAAGGGAAAAGATCGAGAGGTGCTCGAAAAAGCTATTGAGCAGGAGGTGCAAAAACTGCATGGCATCATTGGCGATATCATCTATGGTTACGAAGAAGAAAACGCCCTGGAAGAGACTATCGGGAGAGTTTTGAAAGAAAATCGCTGGACGCTGGCTACGGCAGAAAGTTGTAGCGGTGGTCGCCTTGCCTCTTTATTTACGGAACATCCCGGTGCTTCGGAATATTTTATGGGAAGCCTGGTTTGTTATGCCACCCGTTCCAAGGTGGAAATTTTAGGGGTAGAGCAGGAGCTGGTCGATCAATTTTCAGTGGTAAGTGGGGAAGTGGCCGAAGCCATGGCACAAAAGGCACGTGAAAAAATGCATGCTGATTTTGCTATTTCCACTACCGGAAATGCCGGACCTTCGAAAGGGGATAGCGATGCGGATGTGGGAACAGTTTTTATCGGAATCGCCACACCTTCAGGAACTTATTCTGAGAAATTCAATTTCGGGAATCATCGGGAAAAAGTGGTGGGCAAAACCGTTAATAAGTCGATGGAATTAATCCTGAAGGCTATTCTGCACGAAAAAGAAAGTCAGTAG
- a CDS encoding DUF4295 domain-containing protein — MAKKSVASIQTGSKRLTKAIKMVKSEKTGAYTFVEAIMAPEDVNDFLNKK, encoded by the coding sequence ATGGCAAAGAAATCAGTAGCATCTATTCAAACAGGATCTAAGAGATTAACCAAAGCAATCAAAATGGTTAAATCTGAAAAGACCGGTGCCTATACTTTCGTAGAAGCGATCATGGCTCCGGAGGACGTAAACGACTTCCTTAACAAGAAATAA